A window from Vicinamibacterales bacterium encodes these proteins:
- a CDS encoding outer membrane beta-barrel protein, which translates to MNRLRAIAAAALLFPASAAAQSVEISGGVAWTGGYEAGSRNATETANSSTGGSPITLFTSSSRVKSVAGVDARVGVNFGSRVGVEGLFQFFQPELRVTLGSDFENALPEQAVGSASTYLFGGSLVYHFGSGRIVPFLLGGGAYLRQLDEDNAQVTTGNEVHGGGGVKIWLGSGAPRFGVRVDAQASVRSTSPGFESTRRVLPAVNAGLIYRF; encoded by the coding sequence GTGAATCGGCTTCGCGCCATCGCCGCAGCCGCTCTTCTGTTCCCGGCATCGGCGGCGGCACAATCAGTGGAAATCAGCGGCGGCGTCGCATGGACGGGCGGCTACGAGGCGGGCAGCCGCAATGCGACGGAGACGGCGAACTCGAGCACGGGCGGCTCCCCGATCACGCTCTTCACGTCCAGTTCGCGGGTGAAATCCGTCGCCGGCGTGGATGCACGGGTGGGCGTGAACTTCGGATCGCGCGTCGGCGTCGAAGGGCTGTTCCAGTTCTTCCAGCCGGAGCTTCGGGTGACGCTGGGAAGCGACTTCGAGAACGCGCTGCCCGAGCAGGCGGTCGGCAGCGCTTCGACTTACCTGTTCGGCGGATCGCTGGTGTATCACTTCGGCTCCGGCCGGATCGTGCCGTTCCTGCTCGGCGGGGGCGCGTACCTGCGCCAGCTCGACGAGGACAACGCGCAAGTGACCACGGGCAATGAAGTGCACGGCGGCGGCGGTGTGAAGATCTGGCTCGGCTCGGGCGCGCCCCGGTTCGGCGTCCGCGTCGACGCGCAGGCATCGGTCCGCAGCACGAGTCCCGGATTCGAGAGCACACGCCGCGTCCTGCCTGCGGTCAACGCCGGATTGATTTACCGCTTCTAA
- a CDS encoding ATP-binding cassette domain-containing protein — protein sequence MDRPAGAASIALRDVRVSRGAAGVVLDRLTLEIAAGETVALVGRSGAGKSTILKTINGLIVPESGSVTVEGRSTREWNPFELRRRIGYVLQEIALFPHLTVEENVAVVPRLLGWDAARIAERCDEMLRLVGLPPETYARRPALELSGGQRQRVGVARALAADPPILLMDEPFGALDPVTRAELHAEFRRIQAALGRTVVIVTHDMAEAFALATRVGVLDAGRIAEIDEPRTLARSTNPRVTPLLAPLLEARALLP from the coding sequence ATGGACCGTCCGGCTGGCGCCGCGTCGATTGCGCTGCGCGACGTGCGCGTGTCGCGCGGCGCGGCGGGCGTGGTGCTCGACCGGCTCACGCTCGAGATTGCCGCGGGCGAGACGGTGGCGCTGGTCGGCCGCAGCGGCGCCGGCAAGAGCACGATCCTCAAGACGATCAACGGATTGATCGTTCCCGAGTCCGGCTCCGTCACCGTCGAAGGGCGGAGCACGCGGGAGTGGAACCCGTTCGAGCTGCGGCGCCGCATTGGATACGTGCTGCAGGAAATCGCGCTGTTCCCGCACCTGACCGTCGAAGAGAACGTCGCGGTCGTGCCGCGGCTGCTCGGGTGGGACGCGGCGCGGATCGCGGAGCGCTGCGACGAGATGCTCCGTCTCGTCGGCCTGCCGCCCGAGACCTACGCGCGGCGGCCGGCGCTCGAGCTGTCGGGGGGACAACGCCAGCGCGTCGGCGTCGCCCGCGCGCTCGCCGCCGATCCGCCGATTCTGCTGATGGACGAACCGTTCGGCGCGCTCGACCCGGTGACGCGCGCGGAACTGCACGCGGAATTCCGCCGCATCCAGGCGGCGCTCGGCAGGACGGTGGTGATCGTCACGCACGACATGGCTGAGGCGTTCGCGCTGGCGACGCGCGTCGGCGTGCTGGACGCGGGCCGCATCGCCGAGATCGACGAGCCCCGCACGCTGGCCCGTTCCACCAATCCGCGCGTCACCCCGCTGCTCGCGCCGCTGCTCGAGGCGCGGGCGCTGCTGCCATGA